The Acidobacteriota bacterium nucleotide sequence GGAGAGGCCGTTGATGACCTCCTCCCAATCCACCTCGCCGCGCTCGAGCACCGAATCCGCGATGCGGCGCGCTGCGTGCCGTCCGAGCCGGTCGAGGAAGTCTTCGTTCTCGAGCATCCACTTCTGGAACGTGAGAACCCGCTGCGTCATCGATCTGGCTCCGCTGGTGGCGTCAGGCGCCGTCACCTGTTGGGACGACATTGATGTTATCGCATAACGAACGCGCGGTGCTCACAAAAGCGAAGGAAAAATGCGCGGGACGCGAGGGTGGATGTTCGGACTTTTCCCGATTGTCCGCGAACCGGTCCGGTGCGGCGGCGGGCCGCCACGGGCGCGACGGCGGGATCGCCTTCGCTCCCGCCCGTTTCGTCCGTGGTTTTCCCGCACGGTTCCGAGCAGCGCCGCTTCGTCCCGCGTTCAGCGCGGCTCGTCGGTGAGCAGCAGGAGGTCGTGCAGCGTCCAGATGCGCGGATTGCGGATCGTGCGGTACCCGATCGCCTGATAGGCCATCTCGGCGAATGCGGTCAGGTACGCGCGCAGCTCGGTCATCTTGATCACCTCGTCGACATCCATCTGGCGCGCCGCTTTGATCGGATCCATGTCCGCGGTGATGCGGTCCTCGACCTCCTTCATCCCCTGCTCGATGCGCCGCCGCTCCTCCTCCGTTTCCGCGACGATGTTGAAGTCGTCGTCCAGCTTCGTCCGGAAGGCCCCGATGGCCAGCGTCCGGCCCTCCATGACCGCCAGCCGGGTGATCGGCGTGGCGAGCTGCATGATCGGATCGTAGGGCAGGCCGGCCATCGCGTAGTAACCGGCGCCGGAGGCCTTCCGCAGCAGCACGGTCACGGTGGGGGTCGTGGTCGTGCTGTTGGTGTAGATCAGCGAGGAGCCGTAACCGAGGAGGCCGTGTTTTTCCGCCTCGACGCCGATGTCGAAGCCCGAGATGTCCTGGAGCCACACCAGCGGGATCCCGTCGTCGCCGCAGTTGCGCGCGAACTGGCTGATCTTCGCGATCCCCTCCCGGTACAAGAGCCCGCCAGGCCTCTTCTCGCCCGGCCGCTCGGGGTGATCCGTGAGCTGGGGGTTGTTCGCGATGAAACCGAGCCAGAGCCCCGACACGCGCCCGACCCCGCAGATCATCTCCTCGCCGACGTGGGGAAGGACCTCGCGGAACAGCGAGTCGTCGACGATCCGCGCCAGCACCTGCCGCATGTCGTAGGCGTGGCGGTGGTCGGGAGGGAAGAGACCGTCCAGCTCCTCGTGCGGGAACCGCGGGGGCGCCGGGTCGGCGCCGCGGCGGTAGTACTCCACCGCGGGGGTCGGCAGCCGCTCGACCTCTTCCCGGATCCGCCGCAGGCAAGTCTCGTCGTCCGGCACCCTCGCGTCGGCGCAGGCGGAGATGTGGACGTGGACGTCCGGTCCGCCGATGTCCAGCGACGTGATCTTCTGCGACTTGCCGCCCTTCACCAGCGCCGCACCGGCGATCACCATGTACGCCTGCTCGGTCATGTACACGACGTCGCTGATGATCGGCATGTACCCGCCCCCGGCGATGCAGTCCCCGAACACGCCGGCGATCTGAGGCACTCCTGCCGCCGACAGGCGGGCGTTCATCTTGAAGATCGCGCCCGCCCCGGTGCGTCCCGGGAACGAGCGCGACTGTTCGGGGAGGTAGAGCCCCGAGGAGTCGACGAGGTAGATCACCGGGATTCGCAGGGCGAGCGCCATTTCCTGCGCGCGCTGGATCTTCTCGGGCGTCCTGGGCCACCAGGATCCGGAGGCCACGGTGTTGTCGTTGGCGATCACCATCGTCCAGCGGCCGGCCACCCGGCAGAACGCGGTGACGACCCCGGCGCCGGGGGACGTCCGGCGGTCGGGGCCGAAGGTGAGGCCGTCGTTGACGAGCGTTCCCACGGGCAGCGGGTCCTGGCCGGGGTCCCGCAACCGGTCGATCCGCTCCCAAGCGGTCAGCTTCCCCTTGCGGTGCACGCGCTCGGCGTACTTCTCGCCCCAGCCCGCCCGGACGGCTCGGCGGCGCTCCTCGAGGCGGGCTTCGAGTCCGCGCATGGCCCGCCGGTTCGGCTCGAGCGCCCGCGCGGGAATCGGGGAGCCGATCGGGTGAAGCGCGATCCGGGCCATCAGGTGGCCTCCCCGGCCGCGGGGGCGCCGAACAGACCGCCCGCGAGCGACGTGTCGTACGCGCCGGAAGCGAACGCGGGGTGGGAGAGCAGGACGAGGTGCGCCGGGATGGTGGTCGCCACTCCCTCGACCTCCGATCTCTCCAGGCAGCGCAGGAGGGTCTGCCTCGCCTCCTCGCGGTCCCGGCCGTGCGCGATGACCTTGGCGATCATCGAGTCGTAGAACGGCGGGACCTCGCAGGGGGGCCGGACGTGCGTGTCGACGCGGACCCGCCCGGGCCCCGCGTCACCGGGGAAGCGCATGCTCTCGATCGTCCCCGGGCAGGGGCGGAAGTCCTCCGCCGGGTCCTCGGCGTTGATCCTCGCCTCGATCGCGTGCCCCTCCCAGCGGATCTCCTCCTGCCGGGCCGGGAGCGGTTCGCCCGCCGCGATCCTGAGTTGCCATTCGACGAGGTCCAGTCCGGTCACCATCTCCGTGACGGGGTGCTCGACCTGGAGCCTCGTGTTCATCTCCATGAAGAAGAGGCGCCCGTCCGCGTCACGGAGGAACTCGGCGGTGCCGACGCCCGCGTAGCGCAGAGCCGCGACGGCCCGCGCCGCCGCCTCGCCCGTGGTCCTCCGCGTCGCGTCGTCGACCACCGGGCTGGGCGATTCCTCGATCAGCTTCTGGTGCCGCCGCTGGACGGAGCACTCTCGTTCTCCCAGGTGGACGGCGGCACCGTGCCCGTCACCGGCGAGCTGGAACTCGATGTGGCGGCCGTGCTCGATGAACTTCTCGAGATAGAGGCCGGGATGGCCGAACGCCGCCGCCGCCTCGCGGGACGCCTCGGCGAACGCGGCACGGAGTTCCTCGGGACCGTCGCAGCGGCGGATCCCCTTGCCTCCTCCTCCCGCGGCCGCCTTGAGCACCACCGGATAGCCGACCTCCGAGGCCACGGCCTCCGCCTCGTCGGGGCCGGCGAGAAGCCCGCGGGAGCCGGGGATGGTCGGCAGGCCCGCCTCCTCCATCGTCCGCCGGGCAAGCGCCTTGTCCCCCATGAGGCGCAGGGAATGGGGGGACGGTCCGACCCAGGCGATGCCCAACTGCCGGACGCGGGCTGCGAACAGCGCGTTCTCCGCCAGAAAGCCCCAGCCGGGGTGCAAGGCCTGCACCTCCTCCTGGACCGCGGCCTGGAGGATCGCCTCTTGCGAGAGGTAGGAGCGTGCCGGTGCGGCGGCACCGATGCAGATCACTCGATCGAAGGCGTCGAGCCATGGCGCCCGCCGGTCGGCCTCGCTCACGGCGCAGACGGTCTCGATGCCGAGCCGAGCGCATGTGCGCGCGATGCGGACGGCGACCTCGCCGCGGTTCGCGACCATGAGCCGTCTGAACATGACGCGCATTATAGAAGGAGCGTTCCGCGGGGCCCCGGGCCGGCACCCCGTTTCCGCGGGCGCGCGGCGGAGTCTCACCGGTCCGCAGATGACCGGATCGTGCCCGAACCGTTTGGCCGGCGGCCGGGACCTCCCCGGGCGCTTGCCCGGCCGTTCCTCCCGTCGTAAGTGACGAATGGATCGTCTCGATCGGGAGGTGCCGCCATGATCGGTTCCGCACTCCGCCGGTGGGCCGGCGCCGCGATCGCCGCGGCCGCTCTGGCCGCCCCGGTCCTCGCCGGAACGGGGGAGGGAGGCGAGGCGGTGCCCGTCTACACCAACGCCGACCTGCCGCAGCAGCCCGAGGTGAGCATCATCGGCGGGCTCGACATCGGCTGTCCCGAAGCGTTTCCTCCGCTGCCGGCCGCGTCCCGCGAAGAGTGCCCCGAGCCGGAAGGGCAGCCAGCGTCGCCGGCGGTGGTCCTCGTGCCGATCCGCGAGCGCGTGATCGGTGCCGCCGGTGTGGCCTGTCCGTTCGGAGGGTGCGGCCTGTTCGGCCGGTCGATCTTCGGCGGTCCGGTGTTCCGAGGCGCGCCGTTCGGGCGCCGCATCGACCGCCCGCGCCGTCCGGAGAAGGTCCACCTGCGCGACGCCCTCCCTGCGCCGCCGGGCGGCTTCGTCGGCCGGCCCGGCAAGCACCTCGGCCGTGCCGACGGAAAGCCGATCGTTCCCGGCCCGCACCACCCCCACCGGCGCTCCCATCGCCCGCAGCCGCACCGGCGCCGCTGACCGGAGCGGCCGGCGCGCGGGGACGGTGCGGCGCGCGACGGGGTGCGCCGGCGCGCACATCCTTGTAAGGAAGGCGGGCAGGACGCGGAGGGGGCCGAGCGTTGCCGAGCGCAGCCGGTCGCGCTCGGACCGCGGTCGTGCCGACGGCACCGCCGCCCGGCGCCGGCGTCCTTCCGGTCGCAGAAAAGCGAGAA carries:
- a CDS encoding propionyl-CoA carboxylase, which codes for MARIALHPIGSPIPARALEPNRRAMRGLEARLEERRRAVRAGWGEKYAERVHRKGKLTAWERIDRLRDPGQDPLPVGTLVNDGLTFGPDRRTSPGAGVVTAFCRVAGRWTMVIANDNTVASGSWWPRTPEKIQRAQEMALALRIPVIYLVDSSGLYLPEQSRSFPGRTGAGAIFKMNARLSAAGVPQIAGVFGDCIAGGGYMPIISDVVYMTEQAYMVIAGAALVKGGKSQKITSLDIGGPDVHVHISACADARVPDDETCLRRIREEVERLPTPAVEYYRRGADPAPPRFPHEELDGLFPPDHRHAYDMRQVLARIVDDSLFREVLPHVGEEMICGVGRVSGLWLGFIANNPQLTDHPERPGEKRPGGLLYREGIAKISQFARNCGDDGIPLVWLQDISGFDIGVEAEKHGLLGYGSSLIYTNSTTTTPTVTVLLRKASGAGYYAMAGLPYDPIMQLATPITRLAVMEGRTLAIGAFRTKLDDDFNIVAETEEERRRIEQGMKEVEDRITADMDPIKAARQMDVDEVIKMTELRAYLTAFAEMAYQAIGYRTIRNPRIWTLHDLLLLTDEPR
- a CDS encoding ATP-grasp domain-containing protein, with translation MFRRLMVANRGEVAVRIARTCARLGIETVCAVSEADRRAPWLDAFDRVICIGAAAPARSYLSQEAILQAAVQEEVQALHPGWGFLAENALFAARVRQLGIAWVGPSPHSLRLMGDKALARRTMEEAGLPTIPGSRGLLAGPDEAEAVASEVGYPVVLKAAAGGGGKGIRRCDGPEELRAAFAEASREAAAAFGHPGLYLEKFIEHGRHIEFQLAGDGHGAAVHLGERECSVQRRHQKLIEESPSPVVDDATRRTTGEAAARAVAALRYAGVGTAEFLRDADGRLFFMEMNTRLQVEHPVTEMVTGLDLVEWQLRIAAGEPLPARQEEIRWEGHAIEARINAEDPAEDFRPCPGTIESMRFPGDAGPGRVRVDTHVRPPCEVPPFYDSMIAKVIAHGRDREEARQTLLRCLERSEVEGVATTIPAHLVLLSHPAFASGAYDTSLAGGLFGAPAAGEAT